In Acidisarcina polymorpha, the DNA window GGAGGTCCAGGTCTCGGTCTTCTCATCTGTTTCCGGCCGTGGAATACCTGGCAGTTCATTAAGGGCTACACCGCCGGGCAGGAGACACCACACTTGACGACGACGGAGGCCGTCGATGTGATCCGCGATTATCTTGGTATTCCAGAGATCGAACCCAAGGTGACCTCTATTGGGAAGTGGGATCTCAACTCCCTCTGCGCTTCGTTGTATCAGCGCGGTCGTGTTTTCTGCATGGGAGACGCAGTCCATCGGCACGTACCATCCAACGGTCTAGGCTCCAACTGCGCGATGCAGGATGCATACAATCTCGCTTGGAAGCTCGCGCTCGTCTTGCGCGACCATGCGGGCGCCGGCCTCCTTGAGAGTTATAGCCAGGAGCGCGTTCCCGTAGGGCAGCAGTACGTTGCGCGCGCAACCAAAAGCATGCAACTTCACCGGCCTTTGCTCGAAGCGATCGGGCTAGCGGATCCTAATAGACCGGAGGGAGATGGTGACTTGGCGCGGATTGCTGCAAATTCAACTGACGGCGCTGCTCGTCGACGCGGGATCCAGGAAACTATGCATGCGAAGATCCATGAAGTCCGTGCTCGGGGTCTCGAACTCAATCACCTGTATCAATCCGTTGCCGTGATCGACGAGGGACAGCAACCCAAGGATACCGGCCGCGATCTCGAGCTGTATGCCCGCGCGACAACCTGCCCGGGCGCGCATCTGCCGCATGCGTGGGTACAGCGGTCAGGGCACGAAGTCTCCACGCTGGACTTGGTAGGACAAGGGCGCTTCACACTTTTGACAGGCATTGGTGGCGATGAGTGGATCGGTGCGGCAAAAGCCGTCGCGGAGCGCTTCGTTCTAGACATCGCCGCAGTCAAAATCGGACCGGGGTGCGAAGTTACCGATCTACACCATGAGTGGGCAGAGCGGAGAGAGATCGCAGAAAATGGATGTCTTCTGGTCCGACCGGACGCGCACATCGCCTGGCGACGCATGTCCACGGACACAGATCCTGAAGGAGCCTTGACGGATGCGGTAGCACGGATACTTGATCGACAGGCTTAACTTCAAGAACTTGTGGATTCGCACTTCCCCTTCAAAGCTCGTCCCTCCCCGCGAACCATGGCATCACCGACGGTCGCTCCTGCATAACTTGTAGTTCCTGCAAGAGCGACCGCAATCCTCGGCGCGGGCAGGTGGCCCAATGTCCAATCGTATCCGCACTTTCGCTTGTTCATCTCAGTTGTGCCGCCTTCCGGCGGTTTCGGCCAATCCCTAAGGATCGCGCGCAGATCTTCTTCCGCAAGCTGCTGTCCTCTAAGCCACGGCGCGTGGGGAGATTACCGCACAGGCCTTACCAAGCATTCCATGGATATGGACAAGCCGGCTCTACGTTCAGCCAGCGTGCTTTCTCATGACCTAGAAGCAATGGATAACTCTAAGCTGAAGCAATGAACCGTTTTCCGTTTTGCATCTCTTTGCTAATGTCGGGTGCATACTCACTACAACCGCATGAACGCAAAATTCTCCCGTTCCCGCTTGTTCACCTCTACTGTGCCGTCCACCCGGTATCGACCAATACCCAGCGATCGCGAGCAGATTTTCTTCTATTTCAACTATCACCACCACACAGCCGCAGACACCTTGGACAAACACCATCTGGCCGAGAATGCGGCTGTGATCGCTGAGACCGCCTGCGCGCTTGCTGATGCGTCAACACCAGCACCGCGCGCAAAATGACAAAGGGGTTTGGGAACGATCCCCCATCGCACTGAGTCAATCGGCGAGTTGATCAAAGAGCTTAGTACGCTCGCTCTGTCTGACCGTTGCGGTGCTGAACATCACCGAAGCGCAATTGAGAGCTTCCGTTCCGGGGCGTGTGCCCGGCACGGATTTGGCGACACTCCCGAAAAATCATTGATCGCCCGTTTAGCAAAGAAACGAGAGGACTGCAGAAAGGTAAAGCTGGCGATAGGAAGAGACTGCAAGCATGGAGAAGGAAGCGCCTTTGAGTTCCGACCGCACAAACTGCATCAATCGATGCGTCCGATCAACGGAGTGATGGCAGAATTGTTGTAAGCATCGGCGCTATTTAGATCATCAAGGCACCCGATGTGAACATCTAACATTCAAATGCGCATTCCTCTCGGTACTCTCCTAGGTGGCCTTGCCGTCATGCTCAGCTCCATGAATTCCTATGGAGAAGAACAAGCAGTTGGCGCTACAGTGCTCGTTCTCCAAAGATCAGAAAATCACTGGATCGACGGCTACTTCAGTTCGGTCAGCATTTCACCGACCGCGAGGCAAGCGCCCTTCGGAAACGACCCAAATGATCTCCATCTTTACGATATAACTAGAGACCGCGAGGAACCTGCTCTCTTGAAGGGGAATCTGACCGAACTGAAGGGTGCAGCTTTCTGTGGCTCCGATTCGCTGGCGCGCCTTGGACGAGCGGGAAGTGGGTCAGGATGGTTCCTTCCGACACCCGGTGGAGAGATGCTCGCTACGATTCCTGACCGTTCTATGCCAACATGCTCCCCCGATGCAAAGGAGATCGCATATTTCGGCGCTGGCGCTCCCGAGAATCCTTTGCTGGTCGGTCTCCGCGGGAAGCTACACGGTTACAAGCCTGATGGCAGGGTGACCGCGATGCTGTTCTCGCCTGATGGATCCTCCTTCTTTTACCTGGCGCTGAACGGCGACGGAGAAGGCTCTTTGTCTCAGATTAATGTCACTACAGGTGAATCCCACCTGATTGCCGGTCATCTCGATATAAGCCTGTTCGGCGGTCAGATCGCCTTAGCGCCTGACCAAAAGAGCATCTACCTTTCGCTTGCTTCGGATGGAGCTCCGAGCAACGAGATGCGCTCACATCCGCATGCGGACCGGTGGCTGAAAATTTACCAGATTGATATCGCAACAGGAGACCGGCATCCAGTGGTGGCAACGGCTGGTCGAGACAACTTTGGTCCTGCCGTTGCCGGGAACGCTCTGTACTGGGTGCGTTCCGAGGTGGACGATTCCATCGTGACGCTCCCGTCAACGGGCGGGGTTTCGAAGGAGGTCATTGCGGGCGGACAAGTTCCCATGTGGAATCTTGACGGATCAACGATAGCTTATTTTTTTGGGGATACACGTTTGGCAGACGAGCCGCTCGACGTCGATGACGCAATCGTTGGCGTCAACTCGAAGGGAACACGGAAGACGCAGCCATCCATCATTGTCTCCGGGTATCACGAGGACTTTCCGCCGGCCTGGTCTCCCAATGGAGAGTGGATCGCATTCCATTCGCACCGCTCTCCAGCACCCGTCGCGTCCTATCACGGCAACGGTAGCACAGACGATATCTACCTTCGCAAGGCGGACGATGTTCATGCTCCCGAGATGCGTCTGACCGACTTCGGTCTGGAGACTGGCCCGGCGTATTGGTCGCCCGACGGGAAGAAGTTGCTGTTCGCCTCATGGGATCGCAGCGGGACCTTAGGCATATCCAAGCTCTGGGTGCTCACTATGGATCCAGAGACGGGAGCCGTCCTCCATAAAGAGATGCTTCCGCTTCCGGGCGATATCCACAGCGTTCGGTGGGCTTCATGGTCGCTTGACGGTAAAGAGATTGGTGTTGAGGATGATCGGGGTGATGACAAACGGGTACTGTGGGTTGTCAGTGCAGATGGATCTCATCCTGATAAGCTCTACGATTATGCTTGCACCACATACTGTGGACTCGACTGGTCGCACGATGGTCAAAGCATCATTTTTAGTGGGCTAGCCGGTAATCTCCTCCAACTCTTCTCCATACCGCGTGCTGGTGGTGTTCCTAAGCAGCTCACTCATGATTCCGGGAATCTGATGCATCCGCGGGTTTCACCAGATGGGCGCTTGATCGCCTGTACACGTGAGACACAGTCAAAGCAGATTTGGAAGCAGCCACTGACCAGCAGGTAAGCTTACTGCATCAACCATCAACCATCAGACGCTAATGCGCCGGGGCCGGAATAAAGCTTGGAACGAAGTGTTATTGAAATGTTTCTATTAATGAGAGCTTGTTTCGTGGGTCCCCGCGGCGGCTAACTAGATTCACCCAATCACAACCACTCGAGGTCGCATAGAAATGACGTGCGCAGTTCTTTTCTCAATAAGCCTAGCTCTTGCCGCTTCCCCGGCACTATCTCAAGCAGCAGTTCCCCAGTCGGAAGTTATGGCTCCTGTCTACAGCTTCTTTGATGCGATCGCGCATCGTGATAAAGCCGCGATGCTTGCTCAAACAGTACCGGACACGGCCGTCACAATCAGCCGCGAAGGCGGGTTGCGCCATTTGACAATCGATAATCTTGCGGATCTCGTCGTGAACATCAAGAGTGGCTCCCTTGCCGAGCCTATACATGATCCGATCGTGCAGGTAGACAACAATATTGCTTCGGTCTGGGCGCCTTTCGTTTTTACAATCGATGGAACGCCAACCAACTGCGGAACGGATATCTTCACCTTGGCAAAGCTCAACGGCAAATGGCTGATCGTAAATCTTACCTACAACAGCCAGAAGAACTGTGAATCAGCACGTTGAGATATCCTGGTTCAACGACAAATAGAAACACTAATCCGCAGTGGATGCGCTGGTGGCACAGTGAGTGCTCCAGAGTACTCCGCAGCAGCCTGCCTCTTCTGCTCGCGACAAGTGCTACTTTCTCGCCCGTGCTGGCGCAAAGACCTATGTCCTCACAGCCACAACCACAGCCTGATCCAATGACGCCCCCGATCGTTGATCCGGTGGACCAACCGTACATCGGCCCGATTAAGCTTGTGGTTGACTTGACCAATAACGTCGATCGCATCGTGACTGTACACGAGGAGATTCCTGTTGCGCCCGAAGGCAAAGCTGGCGCCAAGGAAATGGTGCTCCTTTACCCGCAGTGGATCCCCGGCTATCACTCGCCAACGGGACCGATTTCAAAGCTGGGCGGCATAGTGACGACTGTCGATGCGAGACGCGTGCAATGGGTGCGTGATCGCGCCAACGTTTATGCGTTCCATATTCCGCTGACGCCGGGCGCAAAGACAGTGAGCGTGGATTTCCAATACCTCTCGCCGATCAAGCGGACCGAAGGTAGGATCGAGATTTCCGATAAAATCGCCGACCTCGCATGGTATGAAGTGTTGATGTATCCTGCGGGTTACTTCTCGCGCGATATCCCGTTCGACACAACCATTAAACTACCGAACGGTTGGAAGTACGCGACCGCGCTTGAAACTGCCACTGACGCAGTAGAAATCGTCACTTTTAAGACGACGACGCTTGACACGCTGGTCGACTCTCCCGTCTATGCGGGTTCGAACTACAAGCGTGTTGATCTCTCGCCTACCCCGACCGACACTGTGCATCTTAATCTCTTTGCGGATTCACCCCAAGACCTCGAGATCAAGCCTGAACAGCTCGTGTGGCACAAGCGTCTTACGGCTGAAGCCGACAAACTTTACGGCTCACATCACTATGACCATTACGACTTCCTGCTAACGCTGAGCGATAAGCTTGGAGTGAGTCTCGAGCATCACCAGTCGAGCGAAAACGGGCACCCGGCCAACTACTTCACCGACTGGGCCGCGGGTGTTGGCGGTGTCGATCTGCTCGGCCACGAGTACGCCCACTCCTGGAACGGCAAGTTCCGCCGACCAGCGGATTTGTGGACTGCGAATTTCAATGTGCCTATGCGCGACGACCTGCTGTGGGTATATGAGGGCTTGACACGTAAGCGTCCGGAGTTCCCCTCTTTCCTAGTCGCGCTCCAGAGCAGAACATCACCACATGGTGCACATAGAGGAGTCGAGTAGCGGGCGTCGCGTGCGCAGATGGCGATCGGTATCGGAGAAGCGTCAGGTCGTGCAGTTGACCATGGAGCCGGGTGCGAGCGTTGCCGAAGTGGCTCGGGCGCATGGTTTGAACGCCAACCAGGTTTTCAAGTGGCGTCGAGCTTTTGAACGTGGTGAACTGACCGAGCCATATACCGCGCTGCTGCCCGTGGCGGTGTCGAGTTTGAGTGAGCCCGAGATCGAGCCTGCAGAGCAACTGCCACAGACGCAGACGACGAGTTCAGGCTCGATCCATATCGAGCTTCCCGGGCGAGCGGTGATAAGCATCGAGAGTGGTGCTGACCATGTTCTGATTCGAACGGTTCTTGAGAGCCTGCGCAAGTGATCCAACTCCCCACCGCAACGAAGATCTGGATTGTGGCCGGAGTTACCGATATGCGCCGCGGGTTTGATGGACTCAGTGGCCAGGTGCAGACTGTGTTGCAGCAACAGCCATTCTCCGGACACGTGTTCGTGTTTCGCGGGCGCAGAGGCGATATCGTAAAACTCTTGTGGTGGGACGGCGATGGTCTGTGCCTGTTCGCCAAGCGACTGGAGCGTGGCCGCTTCATCTGGCCGAAGGCGGAGAACGGAACGGTTCACCTGAGTCGTGCACAGCTTTCGATGCTTTTAGAAGGCATCGATTGGCGGAGAGTTGAGAGAACATGGCAGCCCGAAGTGGCAGTCTGATGACGAAGCTGATTCTCCTTTATTCATGCGGGTTTTGCAGATGATTTCTCTCTTTTTCGATGGCATACTTTGTCCATGGATCGCGCTCCTCTCCCCGATCTGAACAGCCTTGATCGCGAAGACCTGCTTGACCTCTTCATGGAACAACAAGAGCAGCTCGATTCCCTCATCGCAGATCGAGATGCGGAGATTCGCCGGCTGGAAGCCGAACTCGATTCCCACCGACAGACACTCTCCGACCAGGCTGATGAGTTGCGCTCCCGCAGCGAGCGGATCGAACATCTCAAGCTTATGGTCGACAAGCTGCGGCATGTGATTTTCGGGACCAAGAGCGAGAAGATCGTCATCAAGCTCGAGCAGATGGAACTGGAGCTTGAAGACGACGAGACGACACATGCCGAGCTCGAGGCCGTAGCCGAACGAGTCTCCCCGGCTAAAGAACCCAAGGCGCGGCCCGAGCGCAAGCCTCTTCCGGAGCATCTGTCACGCGAAGTGGTCACGCACACTCCGACCGGCGATTGCTGTGCTGATTGCGGCGGCCAGTTGCGGCAGTTTGGTGAAGATGTCTCTGAACAGCTCGAGTACATCCCCGACAGTTTCAAGGTCATCCGTCACGTGCGGCCGAAGTTCACTTGCACTGGCTGTGATCGCGTCATTGAAGCACCTGCTCCCTCACGTCCGATCGAGCGCGGTCTTCCCGCACCTGGTCTGCTTGCTCACGTGATTGTGTCGAAGTTCGCTGATTATGTTGTCTTCGCAGTTATGTGACGTTCAGCCGTTGAGTCCCTATGGACACTGGGGATCTGCACTACCGAACGTCACATAAGTATGGATTAGAGTTGGGCGAGGAAGGTGAGCAGGTCGGGATTGTCCCGCCAGCGTTTCCTTCCGGGTGGCTGGTTCTGTTCGCACATGCCGAGCGCCTTTGCTTTCATATCGAGGTCCGTCTCGGCGTAGATATTGGTGGTGTCGAGCGAGACATGCCCCAGCCACGCACGGATGGTGTTGATGTCCACTCCGGCGCGCAGCAGGTGCGTTGCGGTCGTGTGACGGATGGTGTGCGGGACGATTTTCTTCTTTTGCATCTCGGGCACGGAGGTTGCCGCAGCTCGCGCATGGCGCGTGACGATGTCATGCACCCCGAAGCGTGTCAGCGGTTCGGCTGCGCGACTCAGGAACACGCGCTCGTGATCCTCCCGCCCGCGTGTAAGCTCACGCAGTGCGAGTACGGTAGAAGCCCACAGCGGGCAGAGGCGGACTTTATTTCCTTTGCCCTTTAGCCGCACCGAAGATAGAGTGCTCGTTCCATCGCTGCGCAGAGTCAGATCGCCTATCTCCAGTTGCGCCGCTTCATCCGCACGCGCTCCGGAGTTGTAAAGGAACAACAGCAAGACATGGTCCCTGTACCCGATCCGTGTGGATTGGTCGGGAACAGCCAGCAACGCATCGATCTCACGTTTGTCCAGGTACCCGACAGGAAGGTGGGTCGATCGCTTGAACTCCACCGCGCGAAGTTGGGCCGACCAGCCAAGGTCTTCAGGGCTGCGCTGTCCGATGAAGGTAGCCATGGCATGGATGGCCGCCAAGCGCTGATTGCGCGTGGAGATCGTACAGCCGCGCTTCTCTTCCAGATAGCGCAGGAAGGCCCGGACCAGATCGGCGTCGATGTCGGCAACACGAAGCTCGTCAGCCTTCTTGTGCAACAGGCTAGCGGCGAACACGATCAGCAGACGTAGCGCATCCCGATAGCTCTGCTGCGTATTGCGCGAGAGGTTGCGGTCGTCGGGGAGATGCTCCATCAGGAAGCGTCGGACCCAGGAGCCGAGGGTATGTTTATCGCTCTGTTTCTTGTTCATCGCCACCTCCGCATACATAGCGCTCGAAGCGGCGATTGGCCTCTCCCAGAAGCTCCGGCGTCATCGTCAGATAGCGCTGGGTGGAGTGCAACTCGACATGCCCAAGATAGATCGAGAGAACAGGCAGAAGAAGCTGCACATCGGCACCATTTTGATACCACTCCGTGAGCCGATGCACGGCGAAGGTATGCCGCAGATCGTGGATGCGCGGCTGGTAGAGACTTGCATCTTCCCGACGAACGCCCGCAAGATTGCATAGCCGCCGGAAGCCGATCTCAACTACCTGACATCGAACAGCCTTGTGCAGTCGGGATTGGAAGAGCGGTTGATGGTTGCGATCGATCCTCCCCGGCAGGGCAAGATAGCTTCGCAGATGTGCCTGAACATGCGGCCCAAGTGGCACCAGCCGCGATTTGTAGAACTTCGTTCCCCGCACCGTGATGACACCAGCACCAAGGTCCACATCGTCACCGCGCAGTCGTAGAACTTCACCGATTCGCATCCCCGTGCCGTAGAGCAGAAGGAGCAAGGTACGGAACATCGGGGCCGACATGAGACACGCATCTCTCTGCTGACAGCGAGGAACGGCAGCCAACAACAGCCGCAACTCGGAAACAGAGTAGATGTAGGGAACGAAGCTGCTCGTGTACTTCGGGGCCGGAGGCGGTAGAGGAACCGTGTGCAACTCCTCTCGCAGCAGCCAGTGCTCGAAAAAGACTCGCAACGTGCCATATTTGTTCCGCCACGTTGCAGGTCCAGTGCGTGGGCCGGCCAGGAAGCACGATACCTGATCCGATGTCAGTGAGGCGAGTTCGATTTCACCATGACTGCGCGATAAGGCACGAAGCACTCTGGCCGGACTGTAGTATTTTTCCCCTGCAGCCTGACGCTTTGTGATGTAGAGGGTGATTGATTCAGCTAGATTCATAGCAGCCCTCCGAGGTCGAAGTCCGCAACACGGCGCAACATCGAGATATCGACCTTGGCGTAGATCCCCGTCGAAATTGCGCTTCGATGTCCAAGGAGATCGCCGATTTCTTTCAACGACACGCCCTCCTGCAACAGGTGCGTCGCGCAGGCATGGCGCAGACAGTGCGGCCCGCTTCGCCGGCATTGGATGCCGGCCGCCTTGATCCTCCGGCTTGTCAACGCCCATAAGCTGGCAGGACTGACGCTCCGGTAAGGAGCATGGAGAGTCAAGAACACATGGCGGCTCCCGGTGCGCGGGCGACACTTGACGACATACTCCAGGACCGCTTCACCTACCTCGTGTTGTAGCGGATACGGCTGCCTTCCGCCGCGCTTGGAGTGCGTCACCAAGAACGTCTCCGCCGACCAGTCGAAGTCGCTCAGCAGTAGACGCGACACCTCGCCGCTGCGCAGCCCATAGATTGCGAACAGCAACAGGACCGCCCTGGCACGGAGCGCCGATGGACTGCTTCCCTTGATCCCGAGCAGCAACCGCTGTACCTCTTCCCACGTCGGCCCATCCGGCAGTCCCTCGTGAACATATCTGCGGGGCCCTTGGATCGCTCCTGCGATACCCGCCTTGCACCATCCACGCCGCTCCGCATGACGGAAAAAGGCACGCAGCGCCTGCGCTGCCACCGATACGGATGTCCGACTCCAACTGCCCGTCCCTTTCAGAGTCAGGAACTCATCTACATCCTGAAGTCGGCTCCCCGCGCGGTGGGAACGATTCCAGCGGCGGGATTAGTGCGGTCTATTGGAACAGCGTGGCGTACAAAGCCGGGATTACACCTGACATGAGCATCATCTCAGTCAACGGATCTGCTTACACGTCTGAGGTTCTACGCAAGGCCATCTTGGCTGCGGAAAAGGATATCAAGCCGATCGAGCTTGTCGTTCTACGCGGCGACAGATATCAGATGATCACGCTCGACTACCATGGAGGCCTGCGTTACCCTTCACTCCATCGTGTTGACGGTACCCCGCCCCGGTTTGACGACATTCTGGCGCCAAGCAAGAGTCCACTACCTGCGATGTGAGGGGCACGGCACACAGAGCCTTTGTCTCGTGAGGGCTCCTCACTTCGCCAGTAGCCTCGCGGTGACTAGCAAACTCCATTTTGCTTTTGCCATTCAACACCAGCGAGGCTGACTTGCTTTTCCGGATTTGAAAAGAGTCCCGGCAGCGCGGCGAGGGACCATCAGGCTGCCGGACGCTATCGTCTTCTTCGATCAAGATCCCGCGACGTGTGTTGGATACTCAAGCGGCGCCCGACTCGAAGGAACGCGGTAGCCAAATTAATGACGAAGCCGAGGATGAAGCATGAACCAGCGACTCGCGCCGGGAGAACTTAGCCTATCCAGCGCCTGTGCGGTAGAGTCGAGATGTGGCGCGGTGGTTTAGGTGATCCCTATCTGTTTCCGGCTCTTTCGTCTGCCGGTGCCTCACTAGGTTCACCTTGCTCCGTTTCCACATCCCGCTCATCGAACCGGACAGGCGGATCTCCCGCATCCGGCTCTCGGAGAAGACTCACGCTTTCGCCCACGGAAAGTTGCGTGTCCGTTTGTCCAGACGAACGAGACCCAAGGCTCCATGAAGATATGTATCCGGAAACATCCCGTTTGCACGTCCAGAGGCCTTATGTTTCGTTCGCAACCACAGACGCAGCCTCATCGTCGCGTAACCATCTACAGCACGATAGGCTGTACTGACCGGCCCAAGACAAAAGTAGTTCGCCCATCCGCACATTGTGCGATTGAGCTTCGTCACTATTGTCGCTGGATCCAACGAGGTTGTACTCCGTCCGGTCATTTCGCGTATCTCCCGGCAGATGCGTTGCACCCGCTTTCGCGCTGGAACGGTGCCAAGATAGGCCCGTCCAGTTTTGGGGCTGTAGCATTGACCAAACGTGTATCCAAGAAAATCAAACTTCTCTTCCGGCACAGAGCAGACCCGCGTCTTCGAGTCGTTCACCGTCAACTTCAGCTTCGACATCATCTTCCGCATTGTGGCTAGAGCTTGTTCCGCCCCCATCCGACAGCAGATGACAAGATCATCGGCGTAGTTCACGATATACGCTTCCCAACGCGCCTCATGCCCAAGTTCCTTCCACCCGAGCACAAACCGGCGCATATACAGATTGCTGAGCAACGGGCTGATCGGAGCTCCTTGTGGAGTGCCCCGACCTTCGTCCCGATTGCGCAGGCTCCGACGTTTATTCCCGCGTTCATCGGTTTCCTCAACCGGAGCTTCCAGCCACATCTTGATCAGATGCAACATCGCTCCGTCGACGATCCTTCGAGCGACCGACCTCATAAGATCGGCATGTGGAATGCTATCGAAGTAGCTGCTGAGATCCGCATCTACAATCCTTCTATGGCCAGTGTTGATCAGCTTGTGGACATGCCGCACTGCGTCCAATGCGCTGCGGTCTGCCCGATAGGCATACTGCTCAGGTTGCAAGTCGGCCTCGAAGATTGGATCGAGCACCAACATTGCCGCCGTCTGCACAACCCGATCCCAGATTGTTGGTATCCCTAACGGCCTCTGCTTCCCATCCGGCTTGGGTAGGTATACCCGCCGCACAGGCTGCGGTTGATACGTTCGACTTTTCAGTTCTTGCGCCAGTTCGTCTAACCTCCGCTCCACACCGTACTGCTCGATGTCCTCAAATGTCTGATTGTCCACTCCCGCTGCCCCGCCATTGGCTTTGCAGCGTTTGTAGGCATACACCAGAACATCCGCGCGGTACACCTTGTCGTACAACGCGTGGAAACGAAAGTAGGGCGATTCCTTCGCTTTTGCGTGTAACGCCATCTGCAACTTCTGAACGCTTATCAGGGTTGTTAGGTTCATCACCAATCCCGTTGTCCCTCGTCGTTTATTACGTTCGCCTTCAACTGAGGCCTCTTCCCTCCACCGGCATTACCCGGCTTCATCGGTACTACAGGCCTCTCCGCCACCCCAAACGGCCCGGCCTGTCTCTCGCGAGCTGCCAGTTGATCCAACCACAATCACCGCTGGGGCTTCCCGTGTTGCCTTCAGTCCCCTTTGCTTACATGCCGTCGCCACTACCCCGGCAGGTTGAAGGAAGCTGTTCGCTCATACTCTTCCCCCTCATCGGCCTTCCCCAAGTCCGCGGCGGGTCGGCTCCTGCATCATGGATTTCGAGGCTTGCTCAGCGTTCACTCACGTTACGGCCTGCACGCTTGCAGAGTCGCCTTTACGACCCTCTTCCACCGGAGGCTTCAGCAGCTTCGTTACCTCTGCCGCTGCTCCGATTGCTACCGGGCGGAACGAACCAGCTCCCGGGTGGGACTTGCACCCACTGTGGACTAAACGCCTTTCACGGCGCACGCGGACCATTCCAATAGTGGGAAGCGCAAAGGGATTTCCAAAGAGTGTGGGAAGATTCTCTCTTGTAGTGCAAGCATTTTCGGTGGGGATGGAATGGATTTTCAAGGCATGGTGGGTCTTTCCCTCCGATGCCTGTCTGGGCCGAGCGAGGATATCCCCGCTCGGCTGTTGGTTCATCGTCGGGATGAGCCCACCAAGTTATCCCTCGGCATGGTTGCTTCCCAGCAGAGCCCGCTTCCGTTTCACTTGATGAGGCGATTGTAGCGTTTATATGGTCAGCAGATGCGGGAAGAGCTTGCTTCCGTCGTAGGGAGTTTGGCTGCCGAAGATGCCGTAGATGGCGTGAAGCAGTTTGCGAGCGAC includes these proteins:
- a CDS encoding nuclear transport factor 2 family protein; protein product: MAPVYSFFDAIAHRDKAAMLAQTVPDTAVTISREGGLRHLTIDNLADLVVNIKSGSLAEPIHDPIVQVDNNIASVWAPFVFTIDGTPTNCGTDIFTLAKLNGKWLIVNLTYNSQKNCESAR
- the tnpB gene encoding IS66 family insertion sequence element accessory protein TnpB (TnpB, as the term is used for proteins encoded by IS66 family insertion elements, is considered an accessory protein, since TnpC, encoded by a neighboring gene, is a DDE family transposase.), with protein sequence MIQLPTATKIWIVAGVTDMRRGFDGLSGQVQTVLQQQPFSGHVFVFRGRRGDIVKLLWWDGDGLCLFAKRLERGRFIWPKAENGTVHLSRAQLSMLLEGIDWRRVERTWQPEVAV
- a CDS encoding FAD-dependent monooxygenase, whose protein sequence is MIETDVLIVGCGPAGLTAAIGLAREGVRVIAITKYAQLAPTARAHCTNQRSFEIFRDFGIEPQAMASATPYTEMPNFTYLRSLSSDVEFARLRGLQLDDEDNLNASPCTIADLPQNLLEPILLTAATQQGAQVRFQTELTTFDQNETGVTAVVRDLLTGQDLTIRARYLIGADGGNSSVAKALELPFDGPGRLGGSLSIHFDCDLSEYTAYRPSHIFYILRSSTDRGGPGLGLLICFRPWNTWQFIKGYTAGQETPHLTTTEAVDVIRDYLGIPEIEPKVTSIGKWDLNSLCASLYQRGRVFCMGDAVHRHVPSNGLGSNCAMQDAYNLAWKLALVLRDHAGAGLLESYSQERVPVGQQYVARATKSMQLHRPLLEAIGLADPNRPEGDGDLARIAANSTDGAARRRGIQETMHAKIHEVRARGLELNHLYQSVAVIDEGQQPKDTGRDLELYARATTCPGAHLPHAWVQRSGHEVSTLDLVGQGRFTLLTGIGGDEWIGAAKAVAERFVLDIAAVKIGPGCEVTDLHHEWAERREIAENGCLLVRPDAHIAWRRMSTDTDPEGALTDAVARILDRQA
- the tnpA gene encoding IS66-like element accessory protein TnpA: MVHIEESSSGRRVRRWRSVSEKRQVVQLTMEPGASVAEVARAHGLNANQVFKWRRAFERGELTEPYTALLPVAVSSLSEPEIEPAEQLPQTQTTSSGSIHIELPGRAVISIESGADHVLIRTVLESLRK
- a CDS encoding TolB family protein, whose amino-acid sequence is MRIPLGTLLGGLAVMLSSMNSYGEEQAVGATVLVLQRSENHWIDGYFSSVSISPTARQAPFGNDPNDLHLYDITRDREEPALLKGNLTELKGAAFCGSDSLARLGRAGSGSGWFLPTPGGEMLATIPDRSMPTCSPDAKEIAYFGAGAPENPLLVGLRGKLHGYKPDGRVTAMLFSPDGSSFFYLALNGDGEGSLSQINVTTGESHLIAGHLDISLFGGQIALAPDQKSIYLSLASDGAPSNEMRSHPHADRWLKIYQIDIATGDRHPVVATAGRDNFGPAVAGNALYWVRSEVDDSIVTLPSTGGVSKEVIAGGQVPMWNLDGSTIAYFFGDTRLADEPLDVDDAIVGVNSKGTRKTQPSIIVSGYHEDFPPAWSPNGEWIAFHSHRSPAPVASYHGNGSTDDIYLRKADDVHAPEMRLTDFGLETGPAYWSPDGKKLLFASWDRSGTLGISKLWVLTMDPETGAVLHKEMLPLPGDIHSVRWASWSLDGKEIGVEDDRGDDKRVLWVVSADGSHPDKLYDYACTTYCGLDWSHDGQSIIFSGLAGNLLQLFSIPRAGGVPKQLTHDSGNLMHPRVSPDGRLIACTRETQSKQIWKQPLTSR
- a CDS encoding tyrosine-type recombinase/integrase; translated protein: MNKKQSDKHTLGSWVRRFLMEHLPDDRNLSRNTQQSYRDALRLLIVFAASLLHKKADELRVADIDADLVRAFLRYLEEKRGCTISTRNQRLAAIHAMATFIGQRSPEDLGWSAQLRAVEFKRSTHLPVGYLDKREIDALLAVPDQSTRIGYRDHVLLLFLYNSGARADEAAQLEIGDLTLRSDGTSTLSSVRLKGKGNKVRLCPLWASTVLALRELTRGREDHERVFLSRAAEPLTRFGVHDIVTRHARAAATSVPEMQKKKIVPHTIRHTTATHLLRAGVDINTIRAWLGHVSLDTTNIYAETDLDMKAKALGMCEQNQPPGRKRWRDNPDLLTFLAQL
- a CDS encoding IS66 family transposase zinc-finger binding domain-containing protein, which gives rise to MDRAPLPDLNSLDREDLLDLFMEQQEQLDSLIADRDAEIRRLEAELDSHRQTLSDQADELRSRSERIEHLKLMVDKLRHVIFGTKSEKIVIKLEQMELELEDDETTHAELEAVAERVSPAKEPKARPERKPLPEHLSREVVTHTPTGDCCADCGGQLRQFGEDVSEQLEYIPDSFKVIRHVRPKFTCTGCDRVIEAPAPSRPIERGLPAPGLLAHVIVSKFADYVVFAVM